A region from the Mucilaginibacter sp. CSA2-8R genome encodes:
- a CDS encoding Hsp20/alpha crystallin family protein has product MSLRKFCLRQNVVKKLVFVLGTTLVYDVTTKIIKRNFLEDIKMTLVKFNNGQRRNVVAPRFVDAFDSIFNEQFFAPAAVSKVPAVNITESEAGFVIELAAPGLKKEDFKVNLDKNLLTVAAEVKKDEAAEAKNYTKKEFSFSSFSRSFTLPESVDQTKIEAEYADGILKLAVAKKEEAKLQAREISVK; this is encoded by the coding sequence GTGTCTCTTCGTAAATTTTGTTTAAGACAAAATGTCGTTAAAAAGCTTGTTTTTGTGCTTGGTACAACACTTGTATATGATGTTACAACGAAAATAATTAAAAGAAACTTTTTGGAGGATATAAAAATGACTTTAGTAAAATTTAACAACGGACAAAGAAGAAATGTAGTTGCACCACGCTTTGTTGATGCATTTGATTCAATTTTTAATGAACAGTTTTTTGCCCCTGCAGCAGTTAGTAAAGTGCCTGCGGTTAACATCACCGAATCTGAAGCTGGCTTTGTGATTGAATTAGCTGCTCCGGGTTTGAAAAAAGAAGACTTTAAAGTTAACTTAGATAAAAACCTGTTAACTGTAGCTGCCGAAGTAAAAAAAGACGAAGCTGCCGAAGCTAAAAACTACACTAAAAAAGAATTTAGCTTTTCTTCATTCAGCCGTTCATTCACTTTACCCGAAAGTGTTGATCAAACTAAAATTGAGGCTGAGTATGCCGATGGTATTTTAAAATTAGCAGTTGCTAAAAAAGAAGAAGCTAAATTACAAGCCCGCGAAATTTCGGTGAAGTAA
- the folB gene encoding dihydroneopterin aldolase, translating to MIKVGLHGAEFFARHGYYAEEQILGNYFVVDIEVSFHPHGPLSDDNLQHTLNYEQLYAIAAHEMKQTRQLLETVAQSIADTIKRDFDYITGAVVTVKKRNPPLKGKVAASSVTVSL from the coding sequence ATGATTAAAGTTGGACTGCACGGTGCCGAATTTTTTGCCCGGCACGGTTACTATGCCGAAGAGCAAATATTGGGTAACTACTTTGTGGTTGACATTGAGGTGTCTTTTCATCCGCACGGGCCGTTGAGTGATGATAACCTGCAGCATACCCTAAACTATGAGCAGCTTTATGCCATTGCTGCCCACGAAATGAAACAAACCCGCCAGCTGCTCGAAACCGTTGCCCAAAGTATTGCCGATACCATTAAGCGCGATTTTGATTACATCACCGGCGCGGTAGTAACCGTTAAAAAACGTAACCCGCCGCTTAAAGGCAAGGTAGCTGCCTCAAGCGTAACGGTATCACTTTAG
- a CDS encoding GH1 family beta-glucosidase: MDHKQTTDSFNHQLFGSDFSWGISAAAFQTEGAWNVDGKGASIWDTFTHGKGKVHQGQHAEVACDFYHRYEQDIDLIAALNIPNFRFSVAWSRILPQGTGLVNQAGIDFYNRVINYCLQRGVEPWLTIYHWDLPQALEAQGGWTNRDSVSWFSAFTAICAEHFGDRVKHWMVMNEPAVFTGAGYFLGLHAPGRTGLKSFLPAVHHVTLSIAAGAKLLRNLLPEAVIGSTFSCSHIDAYSTQANDVAAASRADVLINRLFIEPLLGMGYPIADLPVLKKIEKYIKPGDLESLATDFDFIGLQNYTREVVKYSFFTPYISAKLIEAKDRKVPTTDMGWEVYPEAIYKVIKKFSAYSQIKNILITENGSAFPDVVTANGLIKDDLRTQYLHDNLQQVLKAKNEGCPVNGYFAWTLTDNFEWAEGYRPRFGLIYIDFATQQRIVKQSGHWYKSFLQK; the protein is encoded by the coding sequence ATGGATCATAAGCAAACTACAGACTCTTTCAACCATCAACTATTTGGCTCAGATTTTAGCTGGGGCATATCGGCTGCGGCTTTTCAAACCGAGGGGGCTTGGAACGTTGATGGCAAAGGTGCCTCTATTTGGGATACATTTACCCATGGTAAAGGTAAAGTACACCAAGGGCAGCATGCCGAGGTGGCCTGTGATTTTTACCATCGCTACGAGCAGGATATTGATTTAATAGCAGCGCTTAATATTCCTAATTTTCGTTTTTCGGTAGCTTGGTCGCGCATACTGCCGCAGGGCACCGGGCTTGTTAATCAGGCTGGCATCGATTTTTATAACCGTGTTATTAATTATTGTTTACAACGGGGCGTAGAGCCTTGGTTAACCATCTATCACTGGGACTTGCCACAGGCCTTGGAAGCACAAGGCGGTTGGACAAATCGCGATAGTGTATCATGGTTTAGCGCTTTTACCGCCATTTGCGCCGAGCATTTTGGCGATCGTGTAAAGCACTGGATGGTGATGAACGAACCCGCGGTGTTTACCGGTGCGGGTTATTTTTTGGGTTTGCATGCCCCGGGTCGTACAGGGCTCAAAAGTTTTTTGCCGGCCGTGCACCACGTTACGTTAAGCATTGCAGCAGGTGCAAAATTACTACGCAATTTACTGCCAGAGGCTGTTATAGGTTCCACGTTTTCGTGCTCGCATATTGATGCTTACAGTACGCAGGCCAATGATGTGGCGGCGGCAAGCCGGGCCGACGTGCTGATTAACCGTTTGTTTATCGAACCATTATTAGGCATGGGTTATCCAATAGCTGATTTACCGGTACTCAAAAAGATTGAAAAATATATCAAGCCGGGCGATTTGGAAAGCCTAGCTACCGATTTTGATTTTATAGGTTTGCAGAATTACACGCGTGAGGTGGTAAAATACTCATTTTTTACGCCCTACATCAGCGCTAAGTTAATAGAAGCTAAAGACCGTAAAGTGCCTACCACCGATATGGGGTGGGAGGTTTATCCGGAGGCCATCTATAAAGTCATCAAAAAATTCAGTGCTTACTCGCAAATCAAAAATATACTGATCACAGAAAATGGATCTGCATTTCCGGATGTAGTTACTGCCAATGGGCTAATTAAAGATGATTTGCGCACCCAATACCTGCATGATAATTTACAGCAAGTGTTAAAGGCTAAAAATGAAGGATGCCCGGTAAACGGTTATTTTGCATGGACGTTAACTGATAATTTTGAATGGGCCGAAGGGTACCGCCCGAGATTCGGTTTAATATACATAGACTTTGCCACGCAGCAGCGCATCGTAAAACAATCCGGACACTGGTATAAAAGTTTCTTGCAGAAATAA
- a CDS encoding YajQ family cyclic di-GMP-binding protein encodes MPSFDIVSKIDAQTLDNAINNAKKEILNRFDFNDSKSTVDLDKKTNQLTIVTENDMRLKAIEDSIISRMVKQQLDPKALDFGKEQYASGNMVRKEINIKEGIDKEVAKKIVKKIKDSGLKVQASIMDDQVRVQAKKIDDLQAVISLCRTEDFGQPLQYINMRA; translated from the coding sequence ATGCCCTCTTTTGATATTGTAAGTAAGATTGATGCGCAAACTTTAGACAATGCCATCAACAACGCGAAAAAAGAAATTTTGAACCGCTTCGATTTTAACGATTCTAAAAGTACAGTAGACCTCGATAAGAAAACCAATCAACTTACCATCGTTACCGAAAACGATATGCGCCTGAAAGCCATCGAAGATTCTATTATCAGCCGGATGGTGAAACAACAGTTAGACCCCAAGGCGCTCGATTTTGGCAAGGAGCAGTATGCATCGGGTAACATGGTGAGAAAAGAAATCAATATTAAAGAAGGGATTGACAAGGAAGTAGCCAAAAAGATTGTCAAAAAAATAAAAGACAGCGGCCTTAAAGTGCAGGCCTCCATTATGGACGACCAAGTACGCGTACAAGCCAAAAAAATTGACGACCTGCAAGCCGTCATCAGTTTATGCCGCACCGAAGATTTTGGCCAACCCCTTCAATACATCAACATGAGAGCATAG
- a CDS encoding thioesterase family protein, giving the protein MTENLANYRYSTSIPIRFSDIDAYGNVSNTIYLTFFEIARLSYWREIVEWDFKTNGVILGRSEINYLKPIAVGDQIACYLRTSRIGNSSFDVTYVLVKHTPNGEEICTTGKSVCISYDYANNKSIPIPQRERERMIEYDQPGLITNTN; this is encoded by the coding sequence ATGACTGAAAATTTAGCTAATTACCGATACAGCACCTCCATACCGATCCGATTTTCTGATATTGACGCTTATGGAAATGTAAGCAACACGATATATCTTACTTTTTTTGAGATAGCCCGCTTAAGCTACTGGCGGGAGATTGTAGAATGGGATTTTAAAACCAACGGCGTTATTTTAGGCCGTTCGGAAATTAACTACCTGAAACCTATAGCGGTTGGAGACCAGATAGCCTGTTACCTACGCACCTCGCGTATTGGCAACAGCAGTTTTGATGTAACCTATGTATTGGTTAAGCATACACCTAATGGTGAAGAAATTTGCACAACTGGCAAATCGGTATGTATTAGTTACGATTATGCCAACAACAAATCAATCCCTATCCCACAGCGCGAACGCGAACGCATGATTGAGTATGATCAGCCTGGGCTGATTACCAATACTAATTAA